The following proteins are encoded in a genomic region of Dialister hominis:
- a CDS encoding WG repeat-containing protein, with the protein MFHHQLAAILAAAALTLSANVYAAETPQPSEALSPVPFAAGVEKDGKWGALDASGKVVIPLSYDKEAVSLSDSEDQEADLASQAGRDNLIEVSKGKLRGFYNREGKVIVPVSYESRSVWKDNALAVKLPDSKIRFYREDGTVISDHMYDQVSDFQGGSAIVKLDGKYGYLFYDGKEIAPLYQEARWFAEGLAPVKMDGKWGVINQTGAVVIEPSYKDSGPSFSSGLLAVKNKENLWGFINKENTPVVPFSYEEAVPVFSEHLTAVKNKEGLWGFINDEGTVAVKPQFKRVMTEFSEGLAGVKTIDSGAYIKPDGTIAFMADYDMLFPFEDGLAEVRKGEVREEGVVRRYPVSIGIGWGWGHWLRPHHHHRYHSGWGFGIGFPLWDPWGYEYGTVPTVLVKRGYIDNTGKVIASTSNARVFPASSRGILVFNNDRYGWENRSGTFIAHIAYKAVIPVDEAGILICRNDKGDWGVLSMDDGKELVPFSYDEIKYLGSSILSYKQDGKYGILDKDGKVISAPLYRETGTASCGLIPVKDDAWKVISYDGSDVIVFPKKISQMTSFMNDRAGVKVDGKWGLIDTKGNWIVSPTYDNLKFFE; encoded by the coding sequence ATGTTCCATCATCAACTGGCAGCCATTCTTGCGGCGGCCGCTCTTACGCTTTCGGCAAATGTCTATGCAGCTGAAACCCCTCAGCCTTCTGAAGCTCTTTCCCCTGTCCCCTTTGCAGCGGGCGTTGAAAAGGATGGCAAGTGGGGCGCGCTTGACGCGTCGGGCAAGGTCGTCATTCCCCTTTCTTATGACAAGGAAGCAGTTTCCCTTTCTGATTCTGAAGACCAGGAAGCTGACCTTGCGAGCCAGGCGGGCCGTGACAACCTGATCGAGGTATCAAAGGGCAAGCTTCGCGGCTTCTACAACAGGGAAGGCAAAGTCATCGTCCCTGTTTCCTATGAAAGCCGTTCTGTCTGGAAGGACAATGCGCTTGCGGTCAAGCTTCCCGACAGCAAGATACGCTTCTATCGGGAAGACGGCACTGTCATCTCCGATCACATGTATGATCAGGTCTCTGATTTCCAGGGCGGCTCTGCCATTGTCAAGCTGGATGGCAAGTACGGCTACCTTTTCTATGACGGAAAGGAAATTGCGCCTCTCTACCAGGAAGCGCGCTGGTTTGCTGAGGGGCTTGCGCCTGTAAAGATGGACGGGAAATGGGGCGTCATCAATCAGACCGGCGCCGTTGTCATCGAGCCTTCTTATAAGGATTCAGGGCCATCCTTCAGCAGCGGTCTTCTGGCAGTCAAGAATAAGGAAAATCTCTGGGGTTTCATCAATAAGGAAAATACACCTGTCGTACCCTTCTCTTATGAAGAAGCTGTACCTGTTTTTTCCGAACACCTGACAGCCGTCAAGAATAAGGAAGGCCTCTGGGGCTTTATCAATGACGAGGGAACGGTTGCTGTAAAGCCGCAGTTCAAGCGCGTCATGACAGAATTTTCTGAAGGCCTGGCAGGTGTCAAGACAATCGACAGCGGCGCTTATATCAAGCCGGACGGGACGATTGCTTTCATGGCTGATTATGACATGCTCTTCCCCTTCGAAGATGGTCTGGCAGAAGTCAGGAAGGGCGAGGTCAGGGAAGAAGGCGTCGTACGCCGCTATCCTGTCTCGATCGGAATCGGCTGGGGCTGGGGCCACTGGCTGCGTCCCCACCATCACCACCGCTATCACAGCGGATGGGGTTTTGGCATCGGTTTCCCGCTCTGGGATCCGTGGGGCTATGAATACGGAACGGTTCCAACCGTCCTTGTCAAACGCGGTTACATCGATAATACCGGCAAGGTCATTGCAAGCACGTCGAATGCTCGCGTCTTCCCGGCATCGAGCCGCGGCATCCTTGTTTTCAATAATGACCGCTACGGCTGGGAAAACAGGAGCGGCACATTCATTGCCCACATCGCTTACAAAGCAGTCATCCCCGTCGATGAAGCAGGCATCCTCATCTGCAGGAATGACAAGGGAGACTGGGGCGTCCTTTCCATGGACGACGGCAAAGAACTCGTTCCCTTCTCTTACGATGAGATCAAGTACCTGGGAAGCTCGATCCTTTCCTATAAGCAGGACGGGAAATACGGCATCCTTGATAAGGATGGGAAAGTCATTTCCGCTCCCCTCTACCGCGAAACGGGCACTGCTTCCTGCGGCCTGATTCCTGTGAAGGATGATGCATGGAAGGTCATCAGCTATGATGGCAGCGACGTCATCGTTTTCCCAAAGAAGATCAGCCAGATGACGTCCTTCATGAATGACAGGGCCGGCGTCAAAGTCGATGGCAAGTGGGGCCTTATCGATACAAAAGGAAACTGGATCGTTTCCCCAACGTACGATAACCTGAAATTCTTTGAATAA